A single genomic interval of Brevundimonas diminuta harbors:
- a CDS encoding DUF4011 domain-containing protein has translation MAYDDAIEQRLQRLRTKLLDLTTTNRMLSYRHPRASCLRVVDELPGQLFSSLIDGETFVFDPVPEPTLRELEAYHAPDANQVPRAGEGAARAKPDVVAWAKHLGIRVNYDLTIETDEFEREERHRDRKIQALDYPDALDARLRKVRAAGRTAIEESGANMLYLAFGFLEWKDQSASKAHQAPLVLLPVELEREARRGGYRTLIRWTGEELQTNLSLREKLEEFGIVLPVLKDEQSLEDYLTDVSRAVRSKPDWLIRRYVTLGLFEFGKILLYLDLDPERWPSFAPITEHALVRRVLSSDDDEASESGSAAFEETDSAALLRDLELEVVDRADSSQCEALQVALGGRNLVVQGPPGTGKSQTITNLIAAAMARGKTVLFVAEKLAALEVVRRRLRELGLGEFCLELHSHKTRKTEALEDIGDRILAGSRPRTVKDYDTARERLARRRDQLSAYVTIIGSPAGNMIGLTVSDALMRAGQARRKLGAEVASFESVAAKVRSAETTWATLADAKSRLDVLRKAFVELGSSDGAFAHPWAGVAASAAMPNDAERVARLAEEWADAGDRLLKLTSEASYRAVPVPAWETAPSTLEELRPLRELCSSVEPILGRAEELLNRSISRSPAGVGEVRALLKLASAAPIEALDLRSPQLVAIDLVDWAEELDLRVNELRRDHARTQSVFRDAAFEADPYDLEEWSAALGQTGLFARFGRRWRAASKAWSARCRPAHLKESASAKSEAFAALRNFLLGKTALLNDASVNIRLGANAEGLNTRTEHLLDLARWAAAAREQLPDCVDQLVSLPTEVLGALTELATDDNLTALASFGAFEPSPQADSLWESVLKVAAPEELQPILHAISTDEEWGKAVVRSHACAEAAMALSSAEDVFAKATMLDHKLWFSGDSPTLEGVVSRARYASQHAEGLPAWLDFDRARAAAVGQLEEPLVDLALRGKVDSQQLLLGLDFVVFDSLARTAFREAPALLSISGKSLDVVRSEYAALDAQVMELRRAKIAAELFNAQPPAGRQSGLKSELSEMALIRNELSKQRRHIPIRQLVLRAGKALQALKPCFMMGPLSVAQYVAPGKLKFDLVIMDEASQMRPEDAIGALARGKQAVIVGDTRQLPPTSFFDRIADARDDDVEDEDLTLAEDSKSILELASSIFDERMLKWHYRSRHEALIAFSNKQFYKNELIVFPSPSGQSDRFGVGWNFVSDGATQNGVNGAEARRVAKAAGSFLVEHPGRSLGVVAMNVKQAQRIADELAALANADARLSDALGKAEADAGEPFFIKNLENVQGDERDVIMISMTYGPADVGGRTPQNFGPINQGTGWRRLNVLFTRAKERMEIFSTMRSTDIVPKEGGDLGPRSLKLFLEYAETGRLGVEPRDVGRPTDSDFEDAVLEGLRELGFECSPQLGVANFFLDVGVRDPNATHEFIAAIECDGAAYHSSKSARDRDRLRQEILEGLGWNVIRVWSTDWFRDPARELDRVVSELKRLIDRREHQRQLLAASAAQKPAEKEVRGLPAARLEQQPSSKAPAVAAKNARVVKGISVEQARAQLIDLRERTIRSAFPDVDPTRGFLRKSMLDELLRKRPTDNEDFLEAIPQPLREATDRDQVVRYREQVFDILAQIVG, from the coding sequence GTGGCCTACGACGATGCGATAGAGCAGCGCTTGCAGCGACTGCGCACAAAGCTGCTCGATCTCACCACAACAAATCGAATGCTTAGCTACAGGCACCCGAGGGCTTCGTGCTTGCGTGTCGTTGATGAGTTGCCTGGCCAGTTGTTCAGCAGTCTGATCGACGGTGAGACGTTTGTGTTCGACCCCGTTCCAGAGCCGACGCTCCGTGAGCTTGAGGCTTACCACGCCCCCGACGCAAATCAGGTCCCGCGCGCGGGAGAGGGGGCGGCCCGTGCGAAGCCGGATGTCGTAGCTTGGGCGAAGCACTTGGGGATTCGCGTCAACTATGACCTCACGATCGAGACCGATGAGTTCGAACGCGAGGAGCGCCACCGCGATAGGAAAATCCAAGCCCTGGACTATCCAGACGCCCTCGACGCCCGCCTTCGCAAGGTACGCGCTGCTGGTCGTACCGCGATCGAGGAGAGCGGCGCCAACATGCTCTATCTGGCGTTCGGCTTCCTAGAGTGGAAGGATCAGAGCGCCTCGAAAGCACACCAGGCACCGCTGGTGCTCTTACCAGTCGAGCTTGAACGTGAGGCGCGCAGAGGTGGGTACCGAACCCTCATCCGATGGACCGGCGAAGAACTTCAAACAAACCTTTCGCTGCGGGAGAAGCTCGAGGAGTTCGGAATCGTTCTGCCCGTCCTGAAGGACGAGCAATCGCTTGAGGACTACCTCACCGATGTTTCCCGCGCGGTCCGCAGTAAGCCCGACTGGCTCATCCGGCGCTATGTGACGCTCGGCCTATTCGAGTTTGGCAAGATCCTGCTCTACCTCGATCTGGATCCGGAACGCTGGCCAAGCTTCGCCCCGATCACAGAGCATGCTCTGGTGCGACGCGTACTATCGAGCGACGACGATGAAGCGTCCGAGAGCGGCTCCGCTGCTTTCGAGGAGACAGACAGCGCCGCCCTATTGCGAGATCTCGAGCTTGAGGTCGTCGATCGGGCTGACAGCTCTCAGTGCGAAGCGCTTCAAGTGGCGCTTGGTGGCCGTAACTTAGTGGTTCAAGGACCTCCTGGGACCGGCAAGTCGCAAACCATCACCAATCTGATCGCCGCAGCGATGGCGCGCGGAAAAACCGTACTCTTTGTGGCGGAAAAGCTCGCTGCGCTTGAGGTGGTGCGCCGTCGCCTCCGTGAGCTTGGCCTAGGCGAATTTTGTCTCGAATTGCACAGCCATAAGACGCGGAAGACGGAAGCGTTAGAAGACATTGGCGATCGCATTCTCGCCGGATCGCGACCGCGAACTGTGAAGGACTACGACACTGCGCGAGAGCGTCTTGCGCGAAGGCGCGATCAGTTGTCTGCCTATGTCACGATCATCGGTTCGCCCGCCGGCAATATGATCGGACTAACCGTCAGTGACGCCCTGATGCGCGCTGGTCAGGCTCGTCGAAAGCTTGGAGCTGAGGTTGCATCCTTCGAATCCGTGGCTGCCAAGGTGCGGAGTGCGGAAACGACCTGGGCGACGCTGGCGGACGCCAAGAGCAGGCTTGATGTCTTAAGAAAGGCGTTCGTAGAGCTCGGCTCCTCAGATGGTGCGTTCGCCCATCCCTGGGCGGGTGTCGCAGCGTCGGCCGCAATGCCCAACGACGCCGAGCGCGTGGCGCGCCTAGCTGAAGAATGGGCCGATGCAGGCGATCGCCTGTTGAAGCTCACTTCGGAGGCATCCTATCGCGCCGTGCCGGTACCTGCTTGGGAAACAGCACCATCTACACTCGAGGAACTGCGGCCGCTGCGAGAACTATGCTCCAGCGTCGAACCGATTTTAGGTCGGGCAGAGGAGCTTCTAAATCGCTCGATCTCTCGCTCTCCAGCAGGTGTAGGCGAAGTACGTGCGCTGCTGAAACTGGCGAGCGCAGCTCCGATTGAAGCGCTTGACCTTCGCAGCCCGCAGTTAGTGGCAATCGACCTCGTCGATTGGGCTGAAGAGCTTGACTTGAGAGTTAACGAGCTGAGACGGGATCATGCGCGAACCCAGAGTGTGTTCCGAGATGCGGCCTTTGAGGCTGACCCCTATGATCTGGAGGAATGGTCGGCAGCCCTAGGGCAGACCGGCCTGTTTGCGAGGTTTGGTCGTCGCTGGCGGGCGGCCAGTAAGGCTTGGAGTGCGCGTTGTCGGCCGGCTCACCTCAAGGAATCCGCGTCGGCAAAGAGCGAGGCGTTCGCTGCCCTCCGCAACTTCTTACTTGGCAAGACGGCGCTGCTGAACGACGCGTCGGTCAACATACGTCTTGGGGCAAACGCAGAAGGTCTGAACACGCGCACAGAGCACTTGCTCGATCTTGCGAGATGGGCCGCAGCTGCGCGCGAACAGCTTCCCGACTGTGTTGATCAACTCGTCTCGCTTCCGACGGAGGTGCTGGGCGCTCTCACCGAGTTGGCAACCGACGACAATCTCACAGCCTTGGCTTCTTTCGGCGCTTTCGAGCCTTCGCCACAGGCGGATAGTCTGTGGGAATCGGTGCTGAAGGTTGCGGCACCTGAAGAACTTCAGCCTATTCTCCATGCCATCAGCACAGACGAGGAGTGGGGCAAGGCCGTCGTGCGCAGCCATGCTTGTGCTGAGGCTGCCATGGCGCTGTCCTCGGCTGAGGACGTCTTCGCAAAGGCGACGATGCTTGACCACAAGCTTTGGTTCTCAGGCGACTCGCCAACTCTTGAGGGGGTCGTCAGCCGAGCGCGCTACGCGTCGCAGCATGCGGAAGGTCTGCCTGCATGGCTCGACTTCGACCGCGCAAGAGCCGCTGCCGTAGGTCAACTAGAAGAGCCGCTGGTGGATTTGGCGCTTCGAGGAAAGGTCGATTCGCAGCAACTGTTGCTGGGGCTAGACTTCGTGGTGTTCGATTCGCTCGCTCGCACGGCGTTCCGCGAGGCACCAGCCTTGCTGTCCATTTCGGGCAAATCTCTCGATGTGGTCCGTTCCGAATATGCCGCGCTCGATGCGCAGGTGATGGAGTTACGGCGCGCAAAGATCGCTGCCGAGCTCTTCAACGCGCAACCACCAGCCGGGCGACAATCAGGCCTAAAGTCCGAACTCTCGGAGATGGCCCTCATTCGAAATGAACTGAGCAAGCAGAGGCGTCATATCCCAATCCGCCAACTGGTGCTTCGGGCGGGGAAGGCGCTCCAAGCGCTCAAGCCGTGCTTCATGATGGGCCCGCTGTCGGTCGCCCAATACGTCGCTCCCGGCAAGCTCAAGTTCGACCTGGTGATTATGGACGAGGCCTCCCAGATGAGGCCCGAAGACGCGATTGGTGCGCTTGCGCGCGGCAAGCAAGCTGTGATCGTCGGCGACACCAGGCAACTACCGCCGACCTCGTTCTTTGACCGGATTGCGGATGCGCGTGATGACGATGTTGAGGACGAGGACCTAACCCTTGCAGAGGACAGCAAGAGCATCCTTGAGCTCGCCTCGTCGATATTCGACGAGCGGATGCTGAAGTGGCATTACCGCTCGCGTCATGAGGCGTTGATCGCGTTCTCAAACAAGCAGTTCTACAAGAACGAATTGATCGTGTTTCCGTCGCCCAGCGGCCAAAGCGATCGCTTTGGTGTGGGCTGGAATTTTGTTTCAGATGGCGCCACGCAGAACGGCGTGAACGGGGCAGAAGCCCGCCGTGTCGCCAAGGCCGCCGGGAGCTTCCTCGTTGAACACCCTGGTCGCAGTCTTGGCGTCGTGGCCATGAACGTGAAACAGGCCCAGCGTATCGCCGACGAGCTCGCCGCTCTGGCCAACGCCGACGCTCGCTTGTCTGATGCGCTTGGGAAGGCCGAGGCCGATGCGGGCGAGCCCTTCTTCATTAAAAACCTAGAAAATGTGCAGGGAGATGAGCGCGATGTCATCATGATCTCGATGACTTACGGGCCTGCCGACGTGGGCGGCCGAACGCCGCAAAACTTCGGCCCTATCAACCAGGGGACCGGATGGCGCCGTCTGAACGTGCTCTTCACTCGCGCGAAGGAGCGAATGGAGATCTTTAGCACAATGCGCTCTACTGACATCGTTCCAAAAGAGGGCGGTGACCTTGGACCGCGGTCGCTGAAGCTATTCCTGGAATACGCCGAGACGGGGCGACTTGGCGTCGAACCCCGCGACGTTGGACGCCCGACAGACAGCGATTTCGAAGATGCTGTTCTCGAGGGACTTCGGGAGCTTGGTTTCGAGTGCTCGCCTCAGCTCGGCGTTGCCAACTTCTTCCTCGATGTCGGCGTGCGCGACCCTAATGCCACGCATGAGTTCATTGCTGCGATCGAGTGTGATGGCGCGGCCTATCACTCGTCGAAGTCGGCGCGCGACCGCGACCGTCTTCGTCAGGAGATACTCGAGGGGCTAGGATGGAATGTCATTCGGGTATGGTCCACGGATTGGTTCCGTGACCCTGCGCGCGAGCTGGATCGCGTTGTCTCGGAGCTGAAGCGCCTGATCGACCGGCGAGAGCATCAACGTCAGTTGCTTGCCGCGTCAGCTGCTCAAAAGCCGGCAGAGAAAGAGGTGCGCGGCTTGCCGGCAGCCAGATTGGAACAGCAGCCGAGTTCGAAGGCGCCCGCGGTCGCGGCAAAAAACGCGCGAGTGGTAAAGGGAATATCTGTCGAGCAGGCGCGAGCACAACTCATCGATCTCAGGGAAAGGACGATCAGAAGTGCTTTCCCTGACGTCGATCCTACGAGGGGGTTCCTTCGCAAATCGATGCTTGATGAGCTGCTGCGTAAGCGCCCGACGGACAACGAAGATTTTCTCGAAGCAATTCCGCAGCCGTTGCGTGAGGCGACCGACCGAGATCAGGTGGTGCGTTACCGCGAGCAGGTGTTCGATATATTGGCGCAGATCGTCGGGTGA
- a CDS encoding thermonuclease family protein produces the protein MQITTNTLRPFSRLPMLLLALASFAVSACDQIGVAAQKTTDLIGIGPRSEPAVAFRARVVGVTDGDTLTVLDESNQQHTIRLAEIDAPERGQPWGARAKQTLSSLAFGKTVSLQQIDTDRYDRIVARVFADGEDVNRAMVGQGAAWAYRRYLTDQTLIAVEARARQERLGLWSLSDAETVEPWEWRKGKREGDGNIPIDGARGVRSLVAPHQSVVTEPENGRFSCSGKRYCRQMSSCAEAHFYLTQCGVVSLDGNSDGEPCEMLCGTAH, from the coding sequence GTGCAGATCACGACAAACACCCTGAGGCCTTTTTCGCGACTGCCGATGCTCCTGCTCGCGCTGGCGTCATTCGCGGTCTCCGCTTGCGACCAGATCGGCGTCGCGGCGCAGAAGACCACCGACCTCATCGGCATCGGTCCGCGTTCAGAGCCCGCAGTTGCCTTTCGCGCCCGCGTTGTCGGCGTAACCGACGGCGACACGCTGACTGTGCTTGATGAGAGCAATCAGCAGCACACGATCAGGCTTGCCGAAATCGACGCGCCCGAACGTGGACAGCCATGGGGCGCGCGCGCCAAGCAGACGCTATCATCGCTCGCCTTCGGCAAAACGGTTTCGCTGCAGCAGATCGACACTGATCGCTATGATCGTATCGTGGCGCGCGTCTTTGCCGACGGTGAAGACGTCAATCGTGCGATGGTCGGGCAGGGAGCCGCGTGGGCGTACAGACGATATCTGACGGATCAGACCCTGATCGCTGTCGAAGCGAGGGCTCGCCAGGAACGGCTGGGGCTGTGGTCGCTTAGCGATGCCGAGACGGTTGAGCCATGGGAATGGCGAAAGGGAAAGCGCGAGGGTGACGGTAACATCCCAATCGACGGCGCCCGTGGGGTTCGATCACTCGTCGCCCCTCACCAGAGCGTGGTGACCGAACCGGAAAACGGCAGGTTTAGCTGCTCTGGCAAACGCTATTGTCGCCAGATGAGCTCGTGCGCGGAAGCGCACTTCTATCTCACACAGTGCGGGGTGGTATCGCTGGACGGAAACAGTGACGGCGAACCGTGTGAAATGCTCTGCGGAACCGCCCATTAG
- a CDS encoding DUF2130 domain-containing protein has protein sequence MNEPTITCPNCKSDIKLTESLAGPLVEQTRLAFVEQLSAKDQLVAQAHAEVAAEKKRIELERQAIDATLSARMDEARKQIAVDEAERAKRVVAADMEERDRKFAELQETLASREEKLRLSQAAEAEMLKKQRELDDKLREVDLAVQRQVNEGLEAVRATAKQEAEDVLSLKVKERDTQIASMQQKIEELKKKAEQGSQQLQGEAQELMLEDMLRARFPFDQIEPVGKGEFGGDVLQRVVNPAGQVCGSILWETKRTRTWSDGWLSKLKGDLRAAKADLALIVSHALPKDIETFGQMEGVWITGPKCAMPVAMSLRESLVLMNGVRAAGEGQQTKSALMYDYLTGPRFRHRIEAVVEKFSEMQDDLASERKATMKRWAKRERQLHTVLDSTAGLYGDLQGIAGRSMLEIDALELPLIEAKSADE, from the coding sequence ATGAACGAACCCACGATCACGTGCCCGAACTGCAAGTCAGACATCAAGCTGACCGAGTCTCTGGCCGGGCCGCTCGTCGAGCAAACCCGTCTCGCCTTCGTTGAGCAGCTGTCGGCTAAGGATCAGCTGGTAGCGCAGGCTCATGCCGAGGTCGCCGCTGAAAAGAAGCGCATCGAACTCGAGCGCCAAGCGATCGATGCGACGCTCAGCGCCAGGATGGATGAAGCGCGAAAGCAGATCGCCGTCGATGAGGCTGAGCGGGCAAAGCGCGTGGTCGCCGCCGATATGGAGGAACGCGATCGCAAGTTCGCTGAGCTGCAGGAGACTCTCGCCAGCCGCGAAGAGAAGCTGAGGCTGTCACAGGCCGCCGAGGCTGAGATGCTGAAGAAGCAGCGCGAGCTCGATGACAAGCTGCGAGAAGTGGACCTCGCTGTGCAACGCCAGGTCAACGAGGGGCTAGAGGCCGTTCGAGCGACGGCCAAACAGGAAGCCGAAGACGTGCTTTCGCTGAAGGTCAAAGAGCGCGACACGCAGATCGCGTCGATGCAGCAGAAGATCGAAGAGCTTAAAAAGAAGGCAGAGCAGGGGTCTCAGCAGCTTCAGGGGGAAGCGCAGGAACTGATGCTCGAGGACATGCTGCGCGCACGCTTTCCGTTCGATCAGATCGAACCGGTCGGAAAGGGCGAGTTCGGGGGCGATGTCCTTCAGAGGGTGGTCAATCCAGCCGGCCAGGTTTGCGGATCCATCCTTTGGGAAACCAAGCGCACGCGCACGTGGAGCGATGGCTGGCTCAGCAAATTGAAGGGAGACCTGCGGGCGGCGAAAGCCGACCTCGCGCTGATCGTCTCTCATGCGTTGCCGAAGGATATCGAGACCTTTGGGCAGATGGAGGGGGTCTGGATCACCGGGCCGAAGTGCGCCATGCCCGTCGCGATGAGCTTGCGCGAAAGTCTCGTGCTCATGAATGGGGTGCGGGCGGCCGGGGAGGGGCAACAGACCAAGTCTGCGCTGATGTATGACTATCTGACCGGCCCGCGTTTTCGTCATCGTATCGAAGCGGTCGTCGAGAAGTTCTCAGAGATGCAGGATGACCTCGCTAGCGAACGCAAAGCGACGATGAAACGATGGGCTAAGCGCGAGCGGCAGCTGCATACGGTGCTGGACTCGACGGCGGGACTATACGGAGATCTACAAGGTATAGCGGGTCGATCGATGCTGGAGATCGACGCGCTAGAGCTTCCGCTGATCGAGGCTAAATCTGCGGATGAGTGA
- a CDS encoding helix-turn-helix domain-containing protein yields the protein MSDYEKRLDAAIGKAITDRREAVGMTQRRLGEAMGVTFQQVQKYEVGKNRVAASKLVLAAKALKCDVAELVGEEREDLPGTARLIRAWSRLNAHQRDAVTSMIEAFE from the coding sequence ATGAGCGACTACGAAAAACGACTAGATGCCGCCATCGGCAAGGCCATAACCGATCGCCGTGAGGCTGTCGGAATGACACAGCGCCGGTTGGGTGAAGCGATGGGCGTGACGTTCCAGCAGGTTCAGAAATACGAGGTTGGCAAAAACCGCGTCGCTGCGTCGAAGCTAGTGCTCGCAGCGAAAGCGTTGAAGTGTGACGTCGCCGAGCTGGTTGGGGAAGAGCGTGAGGATCTTCCTGGAACTGCCCGATTGATCAGGGCGTGGTCGAGACTGAATGCGCATCAGCGAGATGCGGTGACCTCGATGATTGAGGCTTTCGAGTAG
- a CDS encoding c-type cytochrome, which produces MRAHLTLSLCLTVLTGCASRDEGPQTDAEVFAQHDFGALNFKALNTVAVPWKLVAAALVLDDPQGGDVSQTHLKARLQTFGFLWPERIEGADMPIGPSRDHPLGISVGAVTPGLPPVKVTVANLGCASCHAGPAYAADGSPNPTTAWLGSPNTSLDLEAYTRAVTQALKRQSGDTPALLEAVRTLFPDTDAWEMASLRWAVLPIARRRLAEIPDGVSPLPFSNGSPGLTNGIAALKLQGHALSDAEEAGFTSIPDLADRSFRSTLLYDGAYAPQDQPRWRPIAREELKVAHRDNLAAITSFFTVPSMGQSPRGAHRQIPAAQRALAWLETRRPQSFPGPIDRAAAARGAVIYDRACASCHGVYSGPVERPRLDRFPNWHGQVGSDPSRAAAFTDDLTRYAGSDGYDQILDARPTGEYAATLLSGLWATAPYMHNGSVPTLEQFLLLQPRSERFLVGGHRLDFKAVGIAGREQGGVRVYPVGYTPWSKPVVYDTRQPGRSNRGHEAQVEGLTVAERRDLIEYLKGL; this is translated from the coding sequence ATGAGAGCCCACCTCACCCTCTCTCTGTGCCTCACGGTTTTGACCGGGTGCGCCTCGCGCGACGAGGGGCCTCAAACCGACGCAGAAGTCTTTGCTCAGCATGATTTCGGAGCTTTGAACTTCAAGGCCTTGAATACGGTGGCTGTGCCTTGGAAGCTGGTCGCCGCGGCCTTGGTGCTTGATGATCCGCAAGGTGGCGACGTCAGCCAGACGCATCTCAAGGCGCGCCTTCAGACGTTCGGCTTCCTTTGGCCCGAGCGGATCGAAGGGGCCGACATGCCGATCGGGCCGAGCCGCGATCATCCGCTAGGGATCAGCGTCGGCGCCGTTACGCCCGGTTTGCCGCCGGTCAAGGTGACAGTCGCCAACCTAGGTTGCGCCTCGTGTCATGCCGGTCCTGCCTATGCCGCAGACGGCTCGCCTAACCCGACGACCGCCTGGTTGGGATCACCAAACACCAGCTTGGATCTGGAAGCCTATACCCGCGCAGTGACGCAGGCCCTTAAACGTCAGAGCGGTGATACGCCCGCACTCCTCGAGGCGGTGCGGACACTCTTTCCCGACACCGATGCGTGGGAAATGGCCAGCTTGCGTTGGGCCGTCCTCCCAATCGCGCGCCGACGACTGGCTGAGATCCCGGACGGTGTAAGTCCGCTGCCGTTCTCGAACGGCTCGCCGGGCCTGACAAACGGAATCGCTGCCTTGAAGCTGCAGGGACATGCGCTGTCCGATGCCGAAGAAGCCGGCTTCACTTCCATCCCTGATCTTGCCGATCGCAGCTTCCGTTCAACCCTTTTGTATGACGGCGCCTATGCGCCGCAGGACCAGCCGCGCTGGCGCCCGATCGCCCGCGAGGAATTGAAGGTGGCCCACCGCGACAACCTAGCGGCCATCACCAGCTTCTTCACTGTGCCCAGCATGGGGCAGTCCCCACGCGGCGCTCATCGTCAAATCCCCGCTGCGCAACGCGCTTTGGCTTGGCTGGAGACGCGTCGGCCTCAAAGCTTTCCAGGGCCGATCGATCGGGCGGCTGCTGCCAGAGGAGCGGTCATTTATGATCGGGCCTGCGCGTCTTGTCATGGTGTCTATTCAGGTCCTGTTGAGCGTCCACGGCTTGATCGGTTTCCCAACTGGCATGGTCAAGTGGGGTCCGACCCCTCGCGGGCAGCGGCCTTTACCGACGACCTGACGCGATACGCCGGCAGCGACGGGTATGACCAGATCCTAGACGCTCGACCAACTGGCGAGTACGCCGCCACCCTGCTGTCCGGCCTTTGGGCGACTGCGCCCTATATGCACAACGGTTCGGTCCCGACGCTGGAGCAGTTTCTTTTGCTCCAACCACGATCGGAGCGGTTTCTAGTCGGTGGTCATCGGCTGGATTTCAAAGCTGTCGGCATAGCGGGGCGAGAACAGGGCGGGGTCCGTGTCTATCCGGTTGGCTATACCCCTTGGTCGAAGCCGGTCGTGTATGACACCCGCCAACCTGGTCGATCCAATCGCGGTCATGAAGCCCAGGTCGAAGGGCTGACGGTCGCCGAGCGTCGGGACCTGATCGAATATCTGAAGGGTCTGTAA
- a CDS encoding GNAT family N-acetyltransferase has product MTTTGLTLREGDLDGFFQVPFEIYRADSPYVTPMRADLKRYLDPTHNPLMRDDGGHLTFFTAWRDGRPVGRLTAHTHPSSNARHDTRRCQFGYFDCEDRVETARLLFNAAETFARAEGCDELVGAFNLTAMQQAGILTEGFENQPYTDMIWGAPHLPRLLEACGYAPVFPMSTFEFDIGPSTADALLGDKQRAVLSNPDWTWKTISRSAFKVRFEEARQCLNDGFSQNPMFVPLTPAEFDFQAGEMMWIVDPRIACVVHYRGEPAGVAICIPDLNPFQKATRGRMGPMTLVHFIRQRLRRRRAVIIFYSVKRALHGQGLNGAMLHQVIKALFAGGYKQCGVTWIADENTASLRQMEKLNARRLQRLNLFRKELR; this is encoded by the coding sequence GTGACCACGACCGGCTTGACGCTTCGTGAAGGTGATCTGGACGGCTTCTTCCAGGTTCCTTTTGAAATCTATCGCGCCGACAGCCCCTATGTGACGCCGATGCGAGCCGATCTGAAGCGGTATCTGGATCCGACGCACAACCCCCTGATGCGCGACGACGGCGGGCACCTGACCTTTTTCACCGCCTGGCGCGACGGTCGCCCGGTCGGACGGCTGACGGCCCACACCCATCCGTCCTCGAATGCGCGTCATGACACGCGACGCTGTCAGTTCGGCTATTTTGACTGCGAGGACCGTGTGGAAACCGCGCGGCTTCTGTTCAATGCTGCCGAGACCTTCGCCCGAGCCGAAGGCTGTGACGAGCTCGTCGGCGCCTTCAACCTGACGGCCATGCAGCAGGCCGGCATCCTGACTGAGGGATTCGAGAACCAACCCTATACCGACATGATCTGGGGAGCCCCTCATCTGCCGCGCCTACTTGAGGCCTGCGGCTATGCGCCGGTGTTTCCGATGTCGACGTTCGAGTTTGATATCGGGCCAAGCACCGCCGATGCCCTTTTGGGCGACAAGCAGCGCGCGGTGCTATCGAACCCCGACTGGACCTGGAAAACCATCAGCCGCAGCGCCTTCAAGGTCCGCTTCGAAGAAGCTCGACAATGTCTCAACGACGGGTTCAGCCAAAATCCGATGTTTGTGCCTCTCACCCCGGCCGAGTTCGACTTTCAGGCCGGCGAGATGATGTGGATCGTCGATCCGCGCATCGCCTGCGTCGTCCACTATAGAGGCGAGCCGGCCGGGGTTGCGATCTGCATTCCGGACCTGAACCCGTTCCAGAAGGCGACGCGCGGACGGATGGGGCCGATGACCCTGGTTCATTTCATCCGCCAGCGGCTTAGGCGTCGACGCGCGGTGATCATCTTCTACTCGGTGAAGCGCGCCCTGCACGGACAGGGGCTGAATGGCGCCATGCTGCACCAAGTGATCAAGGCCTTATTCGCAGGCGGCTACAAACAATGCGGAGTGACCTGGATCGCCGACGAGAACACCGCCTCGCTGCGCCAGATGGAGAAGCTGAATGCGCGGCGTCTTCAGCGGCTGAACCTGTTTCGGAAAGAACTGCGATGA
- a CDS encoding ThiF family adenylyltransferase, whose translation MEDVTAFDYAEFTTRNLGFVTQAEQAALKGSAVFVAGVGGMGGACFLALVRAGVGRFAVCDIDVFETSNLNRQVFAFTDTVGQDKAEVACAAARRINPDVEIERLGAEWVDRVANLAARYPVIVNGTDDIAAGIALYRAAKAAGATVIDAYASPLPSVIVVRPDDPRPEERLKYPTRNKALDAIQPEDLRAGFMKELEYVMVHSSSANHVDLEAAAALAAGTAKRMSFAPMVISTGCLMAYEALWLLMGRRSGTDCRGWFLNAFAGRTERPLWAPFAAIKGLIVRAVVARLLKDAT comes from the coding sequence ATGGAAGACGTGACGGCCTTCGATTACGCCGAGTTCACCACCCGCAATCTGGGGTTCGTCACCCAAGCGGAGCAGGCCGCTCTCAAAGGCAGCGCAGTCTTCGTCGCGGGCGTGGGCGGCATGGGCGGTGCCTGTTTTCTGGCGCTGGTCCGCGCCGGCGTCGGGCGGTTCGCCGTCTGCGACATCGACGTGTTTGAGACTTCAAACCTGAACCGTCAGGTCTTCGCCTTCACCGACACGGTCGGCCAGGACAAGGCCGAGGTCGCCTGCGCCGCGGCACGGCGGATCAACCCCGATGTCGAGATCGAACGTCTCGGGGCAGAATGGGTTGATCGGGTTGCGAACCTCGCCGCGCGCTATCCGGTCATCGTCAACGGAACCGACGACATCGCAGCCGGGATCGCCCTGTATCGCGCGGCCAAGGCGGCCGGCGCGACGGTGATCGACGCCTACGCCTCGCCCTTGCCCTCGGTGATCGTGGTGCGCCCCGACGATCCTCGTCCGGAGGAAAGGCTGAAGTATCCGACTCGCAACAAGGCCTTGGATGCGATCCAGCCCGAAGACCTGCGCGCCGGCTTCATGAAGGAGTTGGAGTACGTCATGGTGCATTCGTCGTCGGCCAATCACGTCGATCTGGAGGCAGCGGCGGCCCTTGCTGCGGGAACCGCCAAACGAATGTCGTTCGCCCCAATGGTGATCTCGACCGGGTGTCTGATGGCTTACGAGGCGCTGTGGCTGCTGATGGGGCGTCGATCTGGGACCGACTGCCGGGGTTGGTTCCTGAATGCCTTTGCGGGACGGACCGAGCGGCCGTTGTGGGCGCCCTTCGCCGCGATAAAGGGCCTGATCGTGCGGGCCGTCGTCGCTCGACTGTTGAAAGACGCCACATGA